Proteins encoded within one genomic window of Oryza glaberrima chromosome 12, OglaRS2, whole genome shotgun sequence:
- the LOC127758176 gene encoding putative bifunctional dihydrofolate reductase-thymidylate synthase, which translates to MSTNVNNGNSESNLKRSYQVVVAATRDMGIGKDGTLPWKLPGDLKFFKDITVTTSDPSKKNAVVMGRKTWESIPLKFRPLPGRLNVILTRSGSFDFATAENVVICGSLDSALQLLATTPYCLTVEKTFIIGGGEILRQSLNAPACEAIHLTDIESSIECDTFIPPIDLSIFHPWYSSFPVVENGIKHSFISFVRVTKSIAEANDSSGKELTGNDSKKVKFQIENFSFLPKMIFERHEEYQYLNLVQDIIRNGAKKNDRTGTGTVSKFGCQMRFNLRRNFPLLTTKRVFWRGVLEELLWFISGSTNAKVLQEKGIHIWDGNASRQYLDSIGLTQREEGDLGPVYGFQWRHFGAEYTDMHADYVGKGFDQLMDVIDKIKNNPDDRRIILSAWNPTDLKKMALPPCHMFAQFYVEDGELSCQMYQRSADMGLGVPFNIASYSLLTCMIAQVCDLSPGDFIHVIGDAHVYRTHVEALEEQMRKQPKPFPILKINPVKKDIDSFVTSDFKLVRYDPHQKIEMKMAV; encoded by the exons ATGTCTACAAATGTTAACAATGGTAACTCAGAGAGCAACCTTAAGAGAAGTTATCAAGTTGTGGTTGCTGCTACTCGCGACATGGGTATTGGGAAGGATGGGACGCTGCCATGGAAGCTGCCGGGTGACCTGAAGTTTTTTAAAGATATTACAGTGACTACGTCAGACCCTTCAAAGAAAAATGCTGTTGTAATGGGAAGGAAAACATGGGAAAGCATACCCCTTAAGTTTAGACCACTCCCTGGTCGTTTGAATGTAATATTGACTCGTTCTGGTAGTTTTGATTTTGCAACTGCAGAAAATGTTGTTATCTGTGGGAGTTTGGATTCTGCCTTACAACTGCTAGCAACAACTCCATACTGTTTGACAGTTGagaaaacttttataataggagGTGGCGAGATTCTGAG GCAATCTTTAAATGCGCCTGCTTGTGAGGCCATCCATCTTACCGACATAGAGTCCAGCATTGAATGTGATACTTTCATTCCTCCAATTGATCTCTCCATTTTCCACCCATGGTATTCATCATTTCCAGTGGTAGAAAACGGCATCAAGCATTCTTTCATTTCCTTTGTTCGTGTTACAAAATCAATTGCAGAAGCTAATGATTCTAGTGGCAAGGAATTGACTGGAAATGATTCTAAGAAGGTCAAGTTTCAAATTGagaatttttcctttttacctaAAATGATATTTGAAAGGCACGAGGAGTATCAATATCTCAATCTTGTTCAAGATATAATAAGAAATGGTGCTAAGAAAAATGACAGAACAGGAACAGGGACAGTATCAAAGTTTGGTTGCCAG ATGCGGTTCAACTTAAGGAGGAACTTTCCATTGCTCACAACGAAG AGGGTATTTTGGCGTGGTGTTCTTGAAGAGCTATTGTGGTTCATCAGTGGCTCAACAAATGCAAAG GTTTTACAGGAGAAAGGTATTCACATATGGGATGGCAATGCTTCAAGGCAGTATCTTGACAG TATTGGTTTAACacaaagggaggagggggactTGGGACCAGTTTATGGATTTCAGTGGAGACACTTTGGTGCTGA ATATACTGACATGCATGCTGACTACGTGGGAAAAGGTTTTGATCAGTTAATGGATGTCATTGACAAGATCAAGAATAATCCCGATGATAGAAGAATCATTTTATCTGCATGGAATCCAACAGACCTGAAAAAGATGGCCCTGCCACCATGCCACATGTTTGCTCAG TTTTATGTTGAGGATGGGGAGTTATCATGCCAGATGTACCAACGCTCTGCTGATATGGGGCTCGGTGTGCCATTCAACATTGCATCATATTCTCTTCTGACATGTATGATTGCACAAGTGTGTG ATCTTTCTCCTGGGGATTTTATCCATGTTATAGGTGATGCCCATGTTTACCGTACACATGTTGAAGCGTTAGAGGAGCAAATGCGGAAGCAGCCTAAACCATTCCCT ATTTTGAAGATAAATCCTGTGAAGAAAGATATTGATTCTTTTGTAACATCAGACTTCAAACTGGTTCGCTATGATCCTCACCAGAAGATAGAAATGAAGATGGCAGTATGA